A genomic region of Petrotoga sibirica DSM 13575 contains the following coding sequences:
- a CDS encoding ABC transporter substrate-binding protein, translated as MLGKRRFLVLLLMSIVIFGISVISLSEEITLEFQQWWEPELPEGVLREICDEFTAKTGINIELLSNPYADTKVQIAAGAATGMMPDVVGLDGSWVYDFAKQGAIANLSELMVSSGYDDSQLSLQVQVEGNTYMIAVVNFAYPMYVNKDILKNAGIVEFPTTWSEFKSLAQKVTDPTSNIYAYALPLSSALPNGIQNQFMSWLWASGGNMLENGKPQLIGNEKLIQTTELIKWLFDERLVTPGAYIMREPDMVEEFVNGRLAFMISSLAHLTLIKEGAPNMDVAITSIPKMDGYTGKSGICVANWGIGIASNSKHKEEAWRFIEYLMSPEVNAKLAVYANAFPGNTASEPDYSDQDKLFLDAYEIYQESYAINEFTGLPRSEDLMRSFLENFVLYLEEEIDSAETMLETIQKEWLKIF; from the coding sequence ATGTTGGGTAAAAGAAGGTTTCTAGTATTATTGTTGATGTCCATTGTAATTTTTGGGATTTCAGTAATTAGTTTAAGTGAGGAAATAACTTTGGAATTTCAACAGTGGTGGGAACCAGAACTTCCTGAAGGAGTATTGCGTGAAATTTGTGATGAGTTTACCGCAAAAACAGGCATCAATATTGAATTGCTGAGTAACCCATATGCAGACACTAAAGTACAGATAGCTGCGGGGGCTGCTACTGGTATGATGCCAGATGTTGTAGGTCTTGACGGCTCTTGGGTATATGATTTTGCTAAACAGGGAGCAATTGCAAATCTGAGTGAATTGATGGTCTCTTCGGGTTATGATGATAGTCAGTTGTCTTTACAAGTCCAAGTAGAAGGGAATACCTACATGATTGCGGTTGTAAATTTTGCCTATCCCATGTATGTTAACAAAGATATATTAAAAAATGCGGGTATCGTAGAATTTCCTACTACCTGGAGCGAGTTTAAAAGTTTAGCTCAAAAAGTTACAGATCCTACAAGTAATATTTATGCTTACGCACTTCCTTTGTCCAGCGCTTTACCAAATGGGATTCAGAATCAATTTATGAGTTGGTTGTGGGCTTCGGGTGGAAATATGTTGGAAAATGGAAAACCTCAACTAATTGGTAATGAAAAGTTAATACAAACTACTGAACTTATAAAATGGCTGTTTGATGAGAGACTAGTTACACCTGGGGCTTATATAATGAGGGAACCAGATATGGTAGAAGAGTTTGTAAATGGCAGATTAGCATTTATGATTTCCTCTTTAGCTCATCTTACGCTGATAAAAGAAGGTGCCCCCAATATGGATGTTGCAATAACTAGTATACCCAAGATGGACGGATATACTGGAAAGAGTGGAATATGTGTAGCAAATTGGGGAATTGGTATTGCCTCTAATTCAAAGCACAAAGAAGAAGCCTGGCGTTTTATTGAATATTTAATGAGCCCAGAAGTAAATGCCAAACTGGCAGTTTATGCAAATGCTTTCCCTGGGAATACTGCTTCGGAGCCAGACTATTCTGACCAAGATAAGCTATTTTTAGATGCATATGAAATTTATCAAGAAAGTTATGCCATTAATGAATTTACAGGCCTCCCCAGATCCGAAGACTTAATGAGGAGCTTTTTGGAGAATTTCGTATTGTATTTGGAAGAAGAAATTGATTCAGCCGAAACTATGCTGGAGACGATTCAAAAAGAATGGCTGAAAATTTTCTAA